In one window of Rhodoglobus vestalii DNA:
- a CDS encoding error-prone DNA polymerase: protein MAWSNPPIPWHQLERTLSGFGSVTPMGEAGDGRARSLVSSKRAPYVAPSQPPNAPETALASADEVVPYAELHAHSSFSFLDGASMPEKLAEEASRLGLTALALTDHDGLYGIVRMAEAAAELGLSTLFGAELSLGLTGPQSGNADPEGDHLLVLARKEEGYHRLALAITRAQLAGGEKGRPQYDLHNLAELAGGHWFVLTGCRKGAVRRALCGAQSNSAPTHEAMIAAGHALDQLCKNFGNESVIVELFDQGHPLDSACNDALYSLATQRGLRVVATSNAHYATPHQHHLHSAISAVRARRSLDEMDGWLPAAGTAHLRSGAEMAARFARYSGAVAATVDVAKEAAFELRQAKPALPDQEVPAGHTPASWLRELTWAGVADRAIELSDVNRARIQRELDVIEEKSFAGYFLIVHDIVSFARGRGILCQGRGSAASSVVCYLLKITAVDPIRYKLPFERFISAMREEEPDIDVDFDSERREEVIQYVFERYGRENAAQVANVIQYRPRFAVRDMAKALGYSAGQQDAWSKQMERWGSEISGIDHDIPDAVVQLAQQVMKFPRHLGIHSGGMVLTQRPVGEVVPIEHARKEKRTVVQWDKDDCAWMGLVKFDLLGLGMLSALQYSFDLVDVALGERWDLATIPAEEQGVYDQLCRADAVGVFQVESRAQMGLLPRLQPREFYHLVVEIALVRPGPIQGGAVHPYVRRKMGAEPITYLHPNLVEPLERTLGVPIFQEQLMQIAVAVGGCSADDADLLRRAMGSKRGIERIDKLRSKLYAGMATNGIVGTDADRIYESIQAFAGFGFAESHALSFGLLVYASAWIRLHYPAAFLAALLRAQPMGFYSPQSLVADARRHGVQVRGPDIQRSAIFAGLEQLSQSTAPTGNDHCRDHEQPPVGLFDRSAHFDTDDHRRDGAFAVRLGLDEVKGIGTAVAEKIVAERESGDFVSMNDLVRRVGLTTKQLETLAAAGAFESLGLTRREALWNAGNAAHDREEYLPNSMVVVQPPLFSLATEVDDLMADLWTTGISPESHPIAHLRDALNSRGVLSAADLIVAESGRRIEIAGVVTHRQRPATASGITFLNIEDETGLINVICSVGVWGRYRRIARDSSALIVRGILERSAEGVINVIADRFEPFSGLPRTHSRDFQ, encoded by the coding sequence ATGGCCTGGTCTAATCCGCCGATTCCATGGCACCAGTTGGAGCGCACCCTGTCGGGCTTCGGCTCGGTAACGCCCATGGGTGAGGCTGGTGATGGTCGCGCTAGGTCACTAGTGTCGAGCAAACGCGCTCCCTATGTTGCACCGAGCCAGCCTCCGAATGCCCCGGAGACAGCGTTAGCATCCGCTGATGAGGTCGTGCCCTATGCCGAGCTGCATGCTCACTCAAGTTTTAGTTTTCTTGATGGTGCGAGCATGCCAGAAAAGCTGGCAGAAGAGGCCTCTCGTTTGGGGCTTACCGCTCTGGCTCTCACCGACCATGACGGGTTGTACGGCATTGTGCGCATGGCCGAGGCTGCTGCCGAGTTAGGCCTCTCTACTCTGTTTGGGGCGGAGCTTTCTTTAGGGCTTACCGGGCCACAGTCGGGTAACGCCGACCCCGAGGGTGACCACCTGCTTGTGCTTGCTCGTAAAGAGGAGGGATATCACCGGCTGGCACTGGCTATTACGCGTGCCCAGCTCGCGGGCGGAGAAAAGGGACGCCCGCAGTACGACCTACACAATTTGGCGGAGCTGGCAGGGGGTCACTGGTTTGTGCTCACGGGATGCCGCAAAGGAGCAGTGCGTCGAGCTCTCTGTGGTGCACAATCCAATTCAGCACCCACCCATGAAGCGATGATCGCGGCCGGCCATGCGCTCGATCAACTCTGTAAAAATTTTGGCAACGAGTCGGTGATTGTTGAGCTTTTTGATCAGGGCCATCCCCTTGACTCTGCGTGCAACGATGCCCTGTACTCTCTTGCTACCCAGCGCGGACTACGCGTGGTTGCTACCTCTAATGCGCACTATGCAACACCGCACCAACATCATTTGCATTCGGCTATCTCTGCCGTGCGTGCCCGGCGCAGTCTCGACGAGATGGATGGCTGGCTCCCCGCGGCAGGCACAGCGCACTTGAGGTCGGGGGCTGAGATGGCTGCCCGCTTTGCGCGTTATTCCGGTGCAGTGGCCGCGACGGTTGACGTGGCGAAGGAGGCTGCGTTCGAGCTGCGACAGGCGAAACCAGCTCTTCCTGATCAGGAGGTTCCCGCGGGTCATACACCGGCGAGTTGGCTCCGTGAATTGACGTGGGCGGGAGTCGCTGACCGTGCGATCGAACTCTCTGACGTGAATCGGGCGCGCATCCAGCGGGAGCTTGACGTAATCGAGGAGAAGAGTTTTGCCGGCTATTTTTTGATCGTGCACGACATTGTGTCGTTTGCTCGCGGCCGTGGAATCTTGTGCCAGGGTCGCGGATCGGCGGCAAGCTCGGTGGTCTGTTACCTCCTCAAGATCACAGCGGTTGATCCGATTCGGTACAAGCTCCCCTTTGAACGGTTCATTTCGGCGATGCGAGAGGAAGAGCCCGATATCGATGTTGATTTCGATTCGGAGCGTCGCGAGGAGGTCATCCAGTACGTCTTTGAACGGTACGGCCGCGAAAATGCTGCTCAGGTGGCCAACGTCATTCAATACCGTCCCCGATTTGCCGTGCGAGATATGGCAAAAGCACTGGGCTACAGCGCGGGTCAGCAAGATGCGTGGTCGAAGCAAATGGAGCGGTGGGGTTCTGAGATTTCAGGTATTGACCACGACATCCCCGATGCTGTGGTGCAGCTCGCGCAACAGGTGATGAAGTTTCCCCGTCACTTAGGTATCCACTCGGGCGGAATGGTTCTGACTCAGCGCCCGGTGGGTGAGGTGGTGCCGATTGAGCATGCGCGCAAAGAGAAGCGCACGGTGGTGCAGTGGGATAAAGATGACTGTGCGTGGATGGGGTTGGTCAAGTTTGACCTGCTCGGCCTCGGCATGCTTTCGGCGTTGCAGTACAGCTTTGATCTGGTTGATGTGGCGCTGGGCGAACGCTGGGATCTCGCAACGATCCCCGCCGAAGAGCAGGGAGTCTATGACCAACTGTGTCGAGCAGATGCTGTTGGTGTTTTTCAGGTAGAAAGTCGCGCCCAAATGGGGCTGCTGCCGCGCCTGCAACCGCGCGAGTTCTACCACTTGGTGGTCGAGATTGCGCTGGTGCGTCCCGGCCCCATCCAGGGCGGAGCCGTGCACCCCTATGTGCGCCGCAAGATGGGCGCTGAGCCGATCACCTATCTGCACCCGAATCTGGTCGAGCCCCTTGAACGCACACTCGGCGTGCCGATCTTTCAAGAGCAGTTGATGCAGATCGCTGTGGCCGTGGGTGGGTGCTCTGCAGATGATGCCGATTTGCTCCGGCGCGCTATGGGCTCTAAGCGAGGAATTGAGCGCATCGACAAGCTACGGTCAAAGCTCTATGCGGGAATGGCCACCAATGGAATTGTGGGTACAGATGCTGACCGCATCTACGAAAGCATTCAGGCTTTTGCCGGTTTTGGGTTTGCGGAAAGCCATGCACTGAGCTTTGGTCTGCTCGTGTATGCCAGTGCGTGGATTCGGCTGCACTACCCGGCGGCGTTTCTTGCAGCTTTGCTGCGTGCTCAACCGATGGGGTTTTATTCTCCGCAGTCTCTGGTGGCGGATGCCCGACGACACGGCGTGCAGGTGCGGGGTCCAGATATCCAGCGTTCAGCAATTTTTGCTGGGCTTGAGCAGCTTTCTCAGAGCACAGCCCCCACCGGCAACGATCACTGTCGCGATCATGAGCAACCTCCCGTGGGCCTGTTTGATCGTTCTGCCCATTTTGATACTGACGATCACCGCAGGGATGGTGCGTTCGCTGTGCGCCTTGGTCTGGACGAGGTAAAGGGCATTGGCACTGCGGTCGCGGAGAAAATTGTGGCGGAACGCGAGTCCGGTGATTTCGTTTCGATGAATGACCTCGTTCGTCGTGTGGGGCTCACCACAAAACAGTTGGAAACGTTAGCTGCAGCAGGTGCTTTCGAGAGTTTGGGGCTCACACGTCGAGAGGCACTGTGGAATGCGGGCAATGCGGCTCATGACCGTGAAGAGTATTTGCCGAACAGCATGGTGGTTGTTCAGCCACCGCTATTTTCGTTGGCAACCGAAGTTGATGATCTGATGGCTGATCTGTGGACAACAGGAATTTCTCCAGAGAGTCATCCGATAGCTCATCTGCGAGACGCACTGAATAGCCGCGGTGTGCTCTCTGCTGCTGATCTCATTGTTGCCGAGTCAGGGCGTCGTATTGAAATTGCTGGGGTGGTCACCCATCGGCAACGCCCCGCTACCGCCAGCGGGATCACTTTTCTGAATATCGAGGATGAGACCGGTCTCATCAACGTAATCTGCAGTGTTGGCGTGTGGGGGAGGTACCGACGGATTGCGCGCGACAGCTCTGCCCTCATTGTTCGAGGCATTCTGGAGAGATCTGCGGAGGGCGTGATTAACGTGATCGCCGATCGTTTCGAACCGTTTTCTGGGCTCCCCCGCACTCACTCACGTGATTTCCAGTAG
- a CDS encoding DNA polymerase Y family protein: protein MPPPESLPRILVLWCPDWPVVAARQYEKLSDDAPLVLTEKGLIFAASASARAEGITRGLRLREAQSRFPAVIDRVYDSALDSRAFEPIITAVEELIPGVQLLRPGMCAVRVRGAAQYYGGEKAAALTIIDRVNEIAAPNARVGIADALFTAVHAARSTVGANLRSRSAHARIVPGGSSAEFLAPLPIALLDEPQIVRLLIKLGVSTLGDFSQLQYTDVRTRFGELGARLHSLARGRDPQAFIARTPPRDLDVVIDFEPALDRVDQVAFGVRSRVDDFIEALVRAQLVATAIRIELDSESGETAERVWLHPRSFSPTDVVDRVRWQVQGSHLVEAGLSSAISRVRIVPETVDAIGNHETGLWGSGLEPRIHHGLSRVQSMLGHGAVLVPSVQGGRTLQSRQQLTAWGDRSIGERSAERPWPGALPAPLPGTVFSSRHAVHVFAHDGSPISVDDRGHVAAAPARFATSDSRSRTLTAWAGPWPITERWWQSESSGTSWRFQAVDDTGCAWLLVLDGGGWWAEARYD from the coding sequence TTGCCTCCCCCCGAGTCCCTCCCCCGCATACTTGTGCTGTGGTGCCCCGATTGGCCGGTAGTTGCCGCCAGGCAGTACGAAAAGCTATCGGATGATGCACCCTTGGTGCTCACCGAAAAGGGTCTTATTTTTGCGGCCTCCGCCTCTGCCAGAGCCGAGGGCATAACTCGCGGGTTGAGGTTGCGAGAGGCTCAGTCAAGATTTCCCGCAGTTATTGACCGGGTTTACGATTCTGCTCTCGATAGTCGCGCATTCGAACCGATCATTACTGCAGTAGAAGAGCTGATTCCGGGTGTCCAACTTCTTCGCCCCGGAATGTGCGCTGTGCGAGTGCGTGGCGCCGCACAATATTACGGCGGTGAAAAAGCTGCAGCCCTAACAATCATTGATCGAGTTAACGAGATCGCTGCTCCGAATGCGCGGGTGGGAATTGCTGATGCCCTTTTTACTGCGGTGCATGCTGCGCGCAGCACGGTGGGTGCGAATCTGCGGTCTCGCTCTGCACATGCACGAATCGTTCCCGGTGGGAGCTCTGCAGAGTTTTTGGCACCATTACCGATCGCCTTGCTTGATGAGCCGCAGATCGTGAGGCTGCTGATAAAACTGGGCGTCTCTACTCTGGGCGATTTTTCCCAACTGCAGTACACCGATGTGCGCACTCGCTTCGGGGAACTCGGTGCCCGACTACATTCCTTAGCGAGGGGTCGTGATCCTCAGGCCTTTATCGCACGTACCCCTCCGCGTGATCTCGACGTGGTCATCGATTTTGAGCCTGCGTTAGATCGAGTCGATCAGGTTGCGTTTGGTGTTCGAAGCCGAGTCGATGATTTTATTGAGGCACTGGTTCGTGCTCAGCTGGTTGCTACGGCGATTCGCATCGAGCTTGATTCTGAGTCTGGTGAGACTGCAGAACGGGTGTGGTTGCATCCACGATCATTTTCCCCCACCGATGTTGTCGATCGGGTCCGTTGGCAAGTGCAGGGTTCCCACTTGGTCGAAGCAGGGTTGAGCTCGGCAATCAGCCGTGTGCGCATTGTGCCCGAAACGGTAGATGCAATTGGCAATCACGAAACGGGATTATGGGGGTCGGGGCTTGAGCCCCGCATTCACCACGGTCTCTCGCGAGTGCAGAGCATGCTCGGGCACGGCGCAGTGCTCGTTCCCAGCGTGCAGGGTGGGCGCACACTGCAGTCACGACAGCAGCTCACTGCGTGGGGGGATCGCAGCATCGGCGAGCGTTCTGCAGAGCGTCCATGGCCCGGCGCACTTCCGGCTCCCCTGCCGGGAACAGTTTTTTCATCACGCCATGCTGTGCACGTTTTCGCCCACGATGGCAGCCCGATTTCGGTGGATGACCGCGGACACGTTGCTGCAGCGCCGGCACGCTTCGCAACCAGCGATTCACGCTCGCGCACGCTCACAGCATGGGCAGGGCCGTGGCCCATCACTGAACGCTGGTGGCAATCGGAGTCATCCGGCACATCGTGGCGTTTTCAAGCCGTCGATGACACCGGATGTGCCTGGTTGCTGGTGCTCGATGGTGGCGGCTGGTGGGCCGAAGCGAGATACGACTAA
- a CDS encoding daunorubicin resistance protein DrrA family ABC transporter ATP-binding protein — protein sequence MTFIETVDLKKTYTPKGAAVVHALDGLDLVVPQGTVTALLGPNGAGKTTTVKVLTTLVRPDSGSATIDGIDVIASPERIRPMIGVSGQYAAVDENLTGFENLDMVGRLYHLGARQSRERARELITIFDLTEAQNRPVKGFSGGMRRRIDLAGALVMRPPVLFLDEPTTGLDPRSRIGMWEIITTLVGEGTTVLLTTQYLEEADQLADSISVIDDGKVIAKGTSDELKASIGGQRVEVSLVSKDDSAVAREILTRFGTTEPAVSLDGRGLTVNAEDAPAALQLILSEFANRGVQLYDAGMRRPTLDDVFLTLTGHTASIDDAENNGSSSSKKTASAQKAQQ from the coding sequence GTGACTTTTATCGAAACCGTGGACCTCAAGAAGACTTACACGCCCAAAGGGGCCGCTGTCGTGCATGCTCTCGATGGCCTCGATCTTGTCGTTCCTCAAGGCACCGTCACAGCCCTTCTTGGTCCCAATGGCGCAGGAAAGACGACAACGGTCAAAGTGCTCACCACCCTTGTCCGCCCCGATTCGGGCAGTGCCACAATTGATGGAATCGATGTGATCGCGTCGCCCGAGCGCATCCGACCAATGATTGGGGTGTCTGGTCAATACGCTGCTGTAGATGAAAATCTCACCGGCTTTGAAAATCTCGACATGGTTGGGCGCCTCTATCACTTGGGCGCGCGGCAGTCGCGTGAACGTGCCCGTGAACTCATCACCATCTTCGACCTCACTGAGGCGCAAAATCGTCCGGTTAAGGGTTTTTCTGGTGGTATGCGACGACGTATTGACCTCGCTGGCGCCCTGGTGATGCGACCCCCGGTTCTTTTTCTCGATGAACCCACTACTGGTCTTGATCCGCGCAGCCGCATCGGAATGTGGGAAATCATCACCACGCTGGTGGGGGAGGGCACAACAGTTCTTCTCACTACCCAGTACCTCGAAGAGGCCGACCAGCTTGCCGACAGCATCTCGGTGATCGATGACGGCAAAGTCATCGCTAAAGGCACCTCCGATGAACTCAAAGCCTCGATCGGCGGGCAGCGGGTGGAGGTGAGCCTTGTTTCTAAGGATGACTCGGCTGTCGCCCGTGAAATTCTCACGCGTTTCGGCACAACTGAACCTGCCGTGAGCCTTGACGGTCGCGGACTAACGGTTAACGCAGAAGACGCTCCCGCCGCTCTGCAGCTTATTCTCAGCGAGTTCGCTAATCGAGGTGTGCAGCTTTATGACGCCGGAATGCGCAGACCAACACTTGACGACGTGTTTTTGACACTCACGGGGCACACCGCAAGTATCGATGACGCCGAGAATAACGGCTCATCATCATCCAAGAAAACAGCATCGGCACAGAAGGCACAGCAATGA
- a CDS encoding ABC transporter permease — translation MTTSVHETMRQTSAPSSSPFMAWLNDGWITTRRNLIKIKRVPDILVFTTLQPIMFVLLFTYVYAGVIDIPGSTYTEFIMAGIFAQTVVFGSTYSGSAMAQDLKDGIIDRFRTLPMSSSAVLVGRTNGDLLINSISMVVMMTTGLIVGWRINSSPLEALAAIALLLLFAYALSWVMAFIGMSVRSPEVINNVSFLVLFPLTFISNAFVPAETLPGPLRVFAELNPVSALVQAARELFGNAPAGSAQSEVWSQQHPVLTVLIGIVLILAIFVPLAVRKFASISTR, via the coding sequence ATGACGACTTCCGTTCACGAGACGATGCGGCAGACGTCCGCACCGTCATCGTCACCATTCATGGCGTGGCTCAATGATGGCTGGATCACCACTCGCCGCAACCTCATCAAGATCAAACGGGTTCCCGATATCTTGGTGTTCACGACACTGCAGCCCATCATGTTTGTGCTGTTATTTACTTACGTTTATGCCGGGGTGATCGATATTCCTGGCAGTACCTACACCGAGTTCATCATGGCGGGCATCTTTGCGCAGACCGTTGTCTTCGGCTCCACCTATTCCGGCTCAGCAATGGCTCAAGATCTCAAAGATGGCATCATTGACCGCTTTCGCACGCTGCCGATGAGCTCATCTGCCGTGTTAGTGGGGCGCACTAACGGCGATCTTCTCATCAACTCGATTTCGATGGTCGTGATGATGACCACGGGTCTCATTGTGGGGTGGCGTATCAACTCGAGCCCACTGGAGGCTCTCGCAGCGATCGCTCTTCTTTTACTCTTCGCTTACGCACTCTCTTGGGTAATGGCCTTCATCGGTATGAGCGTGCGCAGCCCTGAAGTCATCAATAACGTTTCGTTCTTGGTTCTCTTTCCCCTGACATTTATCTCGAACGCATTCGTGCCGGCGGAAACGCTACCGGGGCCACTGCGAGTTTTTGCCGAACTCAACCCGGTCTCCGCTCTCGTTCAAGCTGCTCGCGAGCTTTTTGGTAACGCCCCGGCCGGGTCGGCGCAGTCAGAAGTCTGGTCACAGCAGCATCCGGTGCTTACGGTGCTCATCGGAATCGTCCTGATTCTTGCGATTTTTGTTCCGCTGGCAGTGCGAAAATTTGCGAGCATCAGCACGCGGTAG
- a CDS encoding LysR family transcriptional regulator substrate-binding protein, protein MPSSFTVAFVLGATPGKWARVWNERLVDVPLNLVACEQEEALTMLRSGAADAALIRLPIDRDLDSNRPLAAIPLYTERAVVVLPKGHALERSDSVSIAQLNDENTLAGDWREATELVAANVGVAVMPQSVARALMRRDVTAELVDGGPEWQVALTWRDGSVDPHVEEFIGIVRGRTARSSRGTATGGESGLTVTEAAPAKAIGKKKTRQERTAPLGKTSQGKVRRPARAGKRQSQKRGK, encoded by the coding sequence ATGCCTTCCTCATTCACTGTCGCCTTTGTTCTCGGCGCGACGCCGGGAAAATGGGCGCGGGTGTGGAATGAACGCCTCGTCGATGTCCCGCTCAACCTTGTCGCGTGCGAGCAAGAGGAAGCGCTCACTATGCTGCGCAGTGGTGCCGCGGATGCGGCGCTCATCCGACTCCCCATCGATCGCGATCTAGACAGTAATCGACCGCTTGCCGCAATTCCCCTCTATACAGAACGGGCAGTGGTAGTTCTCCCCAAAGGGCACGCTCTTGAGAGAAGCGACTCGGTGTCGATTGCGCAGCTAAACGATGAGAACACCCTTGCAGGCGACTGGCGGGAAGCGACCGAACTTGTTGCGGCGAATGTTGGGGTGGCGGTAATGCCGCAATCGGTAGCACGGGCGCTCATGCGCCGAGACGTTACAGCAGAGTTGGTGGATGGTGGCCCAGAATGGCAGGTCGCTCTTACGTGGCGCGATGGATCGGTGGATCCCCACGTCGAAGAATTCATTGGCATTGTTCGTGGGCGTACAGCCCGGAGTTCCCGGGGTACGGCAACCGGCGGAGAGTCAGGGCTCACCGTGACAGAAGCCGCTCCCGCTAAGGCAATCGGAAAGAAGAAAACCCGACAGGAGCGAACTGCACCGCTCGGTAAAACCTCGCAGGGAAAAGTGCGACGCCCAGCGCGTGCGGGCAAACGCCAGTCACAGAAACGTGGGAAGTAA
- a CDS encoding DUF5997 family protein, producing the protein MKPATAAKKLGIYLPATPQDFRDSEISREELATLLESQPEWLAQLRREGPHPRQVVAQKLGVSTSGLARAGAPDVMTTAEIKSLLVEMPQWLVAERSVHAAVNEENARIKSERATKAAGK; encoded by the coding sequence ATGAAGCCCGCGACAGCAGCCAAGAAACTTGGTATTTACCTTCCAGCAACCCCCCAGGATTTTCGTGATTCTGAAATCAGTCGGGAGGAACTAGCAACCCTGTTGGAGTCTCAGCCTGAATGGTTGGCACAGCTTCGACGTGAAGGCCCGCATCCTCGACAGGTCGTGGCACAAAAACTGGGAGTCTCCACTTCAGGGTTGGCGCGTGCAGGAGCGCCTGACGTGATGACTACCGCAGAGATCAAATCTTTGCTTGTTGAGATGCCTCAGTGGCTTGTTGCAGAACGTTCGGTACACGCCGCAGTCAATGAAGAAAACGCACGAATCAAATCGGAGCGCGCCACGAAAGCAGCCGGTAAGTAG
- a CDS encoding DarT ssDNA thymidine ADP-ribosyltransferase family protein yields MPVLADQRVYHVTHISNLENILRTGQLVAAAQIETPILDVSSPLTRELRGTASLSTGEAVDRYVPFSLVPESNAWRELRDGAVTPRWSDAARTASATDFVFLVTTIRALGDNAVLADGDAAASLTRFAEDDDTKTRMLGNLRADELTDDAEVLIHGSFAFDEVQLVGVASDRSRDRVKRLLDAASFPTKVAVYPPWFIQ; encoded by the coding sequence GTGCCGGTACTGGCCGACCAGCGGGTTTATCACGTCACGCACATCAGTAATCTCGAGAACATCCTGCGCACAGGTCAGCTCGTAGCGGCAGCCCAGATTGAGACTCCGATCTTGGATGTCAGTTCACCCCTTACTCGGGAGCTTCGCGGAACCGCGTCGCTCAGCACGGGGGAGGCAGTCGATCGCTACGTGCCTTTCAGCCTTGTTCCCGAATCGAATGCCTGGCGTGAACTTCGTGATGGCGCAGTCACGCCCCGATGGTCAGATGCTGCGCGCACTGCTTCGGCGACAGATTTTGTGTTCTTGGTCACGACTATTCGAGCACTCGGGGACAACGCCGTTCTTGCCGACGGCGACGCGGCAGCAAGTCTCACCAGGTTCGCCGAAGACGATGACACTAAGACGCGCATGTTGGGAAACCTGCGCGCTGACGAACTCACCGACGATGCCGAGGTTCTGATCCACGGATCATTCGCGTTCGACGAAGTTCAACTCGTCGGTGTCGCAAGCGACCGATCGCGGGATCGCGTGAAACGATTGCTCGATGCAGCCTCGTTTCCAACGAAAGTGGCAGTCTATCCGCCATGGTTCATTCAGTAG
- a CDS encoding GNAT family N-acetyltransferase, with translation MTNDFAQHPVDETSAASLAKNRLHYGLVDVSNRAAFANWLQADSRGFHGPTLSNEQVDSNFAGVTYRRTVGVWDESLTAPNIPVATTSSWAEQLTVPGGLSIDAWAISSVTVSPTHRRRGIARSLLEGELRSAADMGLPMAILTVSESTIYARFGFGPAVFASDLSIDTQRATFLSSERVGTVQHVSADEFIDQAPEIFERIRRFTPGQIKVWSMRWDQISGLVPGDEEYTKKTRIVRYDDDNGTPRGFVVYRVTGGGIDLTNHKLTVDYLLAENADAYTALWRYVLEVDLVREVRAELRSVDEPLLWQLSDRRAVTATPVDHLWLRILDVPVALSARHYSGSAVIGFAVTDGLGFAQGNFLLETDKAGLPHVTSIDDFPAEAAVVELSVSALSSLYLGGVTVSSLVASGQVRENTANAAVTLERVFHSPTTPWLSVWF, from the coding sequence ATGACGAACGATTTCGCTCAGCACCCGGTCGATGAGACATCGGCGGCATCTCTCGCTAAAAATAGATTGCACTATGGGCTAGTTGACGTTTCTAACCGGGCGGCTTTCGCCAACTGGCTTCAGGCGGATTCTCGTGGTTTTCACGGTCCGACACTGTCGAACGAGCAGGTCGATTCGAACTTTGCCGGAGTAACGTATCGGCGCACGGTTGGTGTGTGGGACGAAAGCTTGACGGCACCAAACATCCCCGTAGCAACAACCAGCTCATGGGCGGAGCAGTTGACGGTTCCCGGCGGTCTCAGTATCGACGCGTGGGCAATTAGCTCCGTCACGGTCTCTCCCACTCACCGGCGTCGAGGTATCGCGCGTTCCCTCCTTGAGGGTGAGTTGCGTTCGGCCGCAGACATGGGGCTACCGATGGCAATACTCACGGTTTCCGAATCAACAATTTATGCCCGTTTTGGTTTTGGCCCTGCTGTATTCGCCTCCGACCTCTCAATCGATACACAGCGCGCGACTTTCTTATCCTCTGAACGTGTTGGCACGGTTCAACATGTTTCGGCCGATGAATTCATCGATCAGGCTCCCGAAATCTTTGAACGCATCCGCAGGTTTACCCCGGGACAGATAAAAGTTTGGTCGATGCGATGGGACCAGATTTCGGGGTTGGTGCCCGGCGACGAGGAGTACACGAAGAAGACCCGCATCGTCAGGTACGACGATGACAATGGCACACCTCGTGGTTTTGTGGTCTACCGAGTGACTGGTGGAGGAATCGATCTAACAAATCATAAGCTGACAGTCGATTACCTTCTCGCGGAAAATGCTGACGCCTACACAGCCCTCTGGCGCTATGTGCTCGAAGTGGATCTGGTGCGAGAAGTCAGGGCAGAACTTCGCTCTGTTGATGAACCACTTTTGTGGCAGTTGTCGGACAGGCGCGCCGTAACCGCCACCCCGGTCGATCATCTGTGGCTGCGTATTCTCGATGTCCCTGTTGCTCTTAGCGCGCGACACTATTCAGGTTCTGCCGTGATCGGTTTTGCGGTCACTGACGGCTTGGGATTTGCTCAGGGCAATTTTCTGTTGGAGACGGACAAAGCAGGGTTACCCCATGTCACTAGCATCGATGATTTTCCTGCAGAAGCAGCGGTGGTGGAGCTCTCGGTTAGCGCGCTGAGTTCTCTCTACCTCGGGGGAGTGACCGTAAGTTCTCTTGTGGCCTCCGGTCAGGTCCGAGAAAACACTGCCAACGCCGCCGTCACTCTTGAACGAGTTTTCCATTCACCAACTACCCCGTGGCTGAGTGTGTGGTTCTAA